A genomic window from Nicotiana sylvestris chromosome 11, ASM39365v2, whole genome shotgun sequence includes:
- the LOC104233650 gene encoding L-ascorbate oxidase homolog, which yields MERTSLTVVALLVCLCVVAVKAEDPYLFFEWNVTYGTIAPLGVPLQGILINGKLPGPRINCTSNNNIVVNVFNNLDDPLLLTWNGVQQRKNSWQDGTPGTMCPIMPGTNFTYRFQVKDQIGSFFYFPTTDLHRAAGGFGAINVHSRALIPVPFDNPADEYNVFVGDWYNKGYKSLKKILDGGRTIGRPDGIHINGKSLKVGDKVAEPLFTMEAGKTYRYRMCNAGMRTSVNVRIQGHPMKLVEMEGSHTVQNVYESLDLHVGQCLSVLVTADQEPKDYYMIVSSRFLKQAQLSSVAIIRYANGKGPASSDLPAPPPENTQGIAWSINQFRSFRWNLTASAARPNPQGSYHYGQINITRTFKIVNSRSEVDGKLRFALNGISHTAAGETPFKLAEYFGATDKLFKYDLMADEPQTEDLNKVTVVPNIKNATFRNFVEIIFENREKTIQTYHLDGYSFFAVAIEPGRWSPEKRKNYNLVDAVSRHSIQVYPNSWAAVMTTLDNAGLWNLRSEMWERFYLGQQLYFSVLSPARSLRDEYNLPDNHPLCGIVKSMPLPSPYKP from the coding sequence ATGGAGAGAACTAGTTTGACAGTTGTTGCTTTGCTAGTTTGCCTCTGTGTTGTGGCGGTGAAAGCTGAGGATCCTTACCTCTTCTTTGAGTGGAATGTCACCTACGGGACTATTGCTCCATTGGGTGTGCCACTACAGGGCATCCTCATAAACGGGAAGCTTCCAGGGCCCAGGATCAACTGCACCTCCAATAACAACATAGTTGTCAATGTCTTCAACAATCTAGACGACCCCTTGCTCTTAACCTGGAACGGTGTCCAACAAAGGAAGAACTCGTGGCAAGATGGTACCCCAGGAACCATGTGCCCGATCATGCCCGGTACAAACTTCACCTACCGCTTCCAAGTCAAGGACCAGATCGGTAGCTTCTTCTACTTCCCCACAACAGACTTGCATCGTGCTGCTGGTGGTTTTGGTGCCATCAATGTTCATAGCCGTGCCCTTATTCCCGTTCCTTTTGATAACCCTGCCGATGAATATAACGTATTTGTGGGTGATTGGTACAACAAGGGTTACAAGTCCTTGAAGAAGATCTTAGATGGGGGACGCACAATTGGCAGACCCGATGGCATCCATATCAATGGAAAATCCCTCAAGGTCGGTGACAAGGTTGCTGAGCCACTCTTCACCATGGAGGCTGGCAAGACCTATAGGTACAGGATGTGCAATGCTGGCATGAGGACATCAGTCAACGTCAGGATTCAAGGCCACCCCATGAAGTTGGTGGAAATGGAGGGATCCCACACTGTGCAGAACGTCTATGAGTCCCTTGACCTCCATGTTGGTCAATGCCTTTCGGTGTTGGTCACTGCTGATCAAGAGCCCAAGGACTATTACATGATTGTTTCTAGTAGGTTCCTGAAGCAAGCGCAACTCTCTTCCGTTGCTATCATTCGATATGCCAATGGCAAGGGACCAGCATCTTCTGACCTCCCAGCACCTCCACCAGAAAACACCCAAGGCATTGCTTGGTCCATTAACCAGTTTCGCTCCTTCAGATGGAACCTTACTGCTAGTGCTGCCCGCCCCAACCCTCAAGGATCCTACCACTATGGACAGATCAACATCACCCGCACTTTCAAGATTGTCAACTCTAGGAGCGAAGTGGATGGAAAGCTCCGATTTGCCTTGAACGGTATCTCCCACACTGCTGCTGGAGAAACCCCATTCAAGCTTGCTGAATACTTCGGAGCCACCGACAAGTTGTTCAAGTATGATCTCATGGCTGATGAACCCCAAACTGAAGACCTGAACAAGGTGACCGTCGTCCCCAATATCAAGAATGCCACCTTCCGTAACTTTGTAGAGATCATCTTTGAGAACCGTGAGAAGACTATCCAAACCTATCACTTGGATGGATATTCCTTTTTCGCAGTGGCCATCGAGCCAGGGAGGTGGAGTCCCGAGAAAAGAAAGAACTACAACTTGGTGGATGCAGTAAGCAGGCATAGCATCCAAGTCTATCCAAACTCATGGGCCGCGGTGATGACAACCCTAGACAACGCTGGACTATGGAACTTGAGATCAGAGATGTGGGAGAGGTTCTACTTAGGACAACAACTCTACTTTAGTGTTCTCTCACCAGCTCGCTCCTTGAGGGATGAGTACAACCTCCCTGACAACCACCCTCTTTGCGGTATTGTTAAGAGCATGCCCCTGCCTTCTCCATACAAGCCATAG